Proteins found in one Labrenzia sp. VG12 genomic segment:
- the glyA gene encoding serine hydroxymethyltransferase, translating into MTLADTLPWLASEVRTRISDITSATSGLSSTALAGRIETLAEENRQIHERDCFNLNPATNVMNPRAEALLASGLGSRPSLGHPGEKYEMGLEAIEEIEVIAANLACEIFNATYAEIRVASGALANLYAFMATTKPGDAIIAPPASVGGHVTHHAPGCAGLYGLTIHEAPVDADGYTIDLEGLRAMALDVRPKLITIGMSLNLFPHPVREIRAIADEVGAHVLFDAAHQCGMIAGGVFADPLAEGAHLMTMSTYKSLGGPAGGLIVSNDRDLAAKVDKIAFPGLTANFDVAKSAALAITLLDWRDHGKAYAETMAATSKRLAEALSAEGLPVFSTSKGITASHQFALEAAALGGGQTASKKLRQAGFLACGIGLPIAPVKGDMNGLRFGTPELVRWGMNEADMPELAGLVAEALRSNDPAAMAEKTAAWRRTFNSLHFVSN; encoded by the coding sequence ATGACACTTGCCGATACCCTTCCCTGGCTCGCCAGCGAGGTCAGAACCCGCATTTCAGACATCACCAGCGCCACCTCCGGACTTTCGTCTACGGCACTCGCCGGGCGCATCGAAACGCTTGCGGAGGAAAACCGGCAGATCCACGAACGCGACTGCTTCAACCTCAACCCGGCGACAAATGTCATGAACCCGCGCGCCGAGGCCTTGCTGGCCAGTGGCCTCGGATCACGGCCCTCGCTGGGCCATCCGGGTGAAAAATACGAAATGGGGCTGGAGGCGATCGAGGAAATCGAAGTGATCGCGGCCAATCTCGCCTGCGAGATTTTCAACGCGACTTATGCCGAGATCCGGGTCGCTTCCGGCGCCCTCGCGAACCTCTATGCCTTCATGGCCACCACAAAGCCTGGAGATGCGATCATCGCCCCGCCGGCCTCGGTCGGCGGCCACGTGACCCACCACGCTCCAGGATGCGCCGGTCTTTATGGCCTCACCATTCACGAGGCTCCGGTGGACGCCGACGGCTACACGATCGACCTGGAAGGCCTGCGTGCCATGGCTCTGGACGTGCGCCCCAAGCTGATCACCATCGGCATGAGCCTCAACCTCTTTCCGCATCCAGTCCGGGAAATTCGCGCAATTGCCGACGAGGTCGGGGCCCACGTGCTGTTCGATGCAGCCCACCAGTGTGGCATGATCGCAGGAGGTGTCTTTGCCGATCCGCTGGCCGAGGGTGCGCACCTGATGACCATGAGCACCTATAAAAGCCTGGGTGGTCCCGCCGGCGGCCTGATCGTCAGCAACGACAGGGATCTTGCCGCAAAGGTCGACAAGATCGCCTTTCCGGGTCTGACCGCCAATTTCGACGTCGCCAAATCGGCGGCCCTTGCGATCACGCTCCTGGACTGGCGCGACCATGGCAAAGCCTATGCAGAGACCATGGCGGCAACGTCGAAGCGCCTGGCCGAGGCCTTGTCCGCAGAGGGGCTGCCGGTCTTTTCCACCAGCAAGGGCATCACGGCGTCACATCAGTTCGCCCTGGAAGCGGCAGCTTTAGGCGGCGGACAGACCGCCTCGAAGAAACTGCGCCAGGCCGGGTTCCTCGCCTGCGGCATCGGCTTGCCGATCGCACCGGTCAAAGGCGACATGAACGGTCTGAGGTTCGGAACACCGGAACTCGTCCGCTGGGGGATGAACGAAGCCGACATGCCGGAACTGGCCGGGCTGGTCGCCGAGGCACTTCGATCGAATGATCCGGCTGCGATGGCTGAAAAAACAGCGGCCTGGCGGAGAACCTTCAACAGCCTGCATTTCGTTTCAAACTGA
- a CDS encoding LysR family transcriptional regulator, which produces MPVSPPVPRLPSLNALRAFEAAARLGGFAQAAEELQVTPGAVAAQIKSLEEEVGEALFERHARGVRLTALGERSLPCFVTAFDTLTDAVRAMKLDAAPGRVHVAALPALAQLWLAPRLPLLRERIPGLGISVTAMEAPPNLKRVPFDLCLFYEGRPARGKTVLGADALVPVCTPKVAETLHKPEDLVDAVCLTDTAWAEDWRVWAAAACPEIGLVPKGPVFSLYALAVEEALNGAGILMAHEALVADHLQSGTLVAPFSIRVPLPDVISMWSLPGGQGSGTAARVSEELRKLTAS; this is translated from the coding sequence ATGCCGGTATCGCCTCCTGTTCCCAGATTGCCCTCCCTGAACGCCCTCAGGGCCTTTGAGGCTGCCGCGCGACTTGGCGGCTTTGCTCAGGCTGCGGAGGAATTGCAGGTCACGCCCGGTGCTGTCGCCGCGCAGATCAAGTCCCTGGAAGAGGAGGTTGGAGAGGCGCTCTTTGAACGTCATGCCAGAGGGGTGCGGCTGACGGCCCTGGGCGAGCGCAGCCTGCCGTGTTTCGTGACTGCATTTGACACATTGACCGACGCCGTCCGCGCAATGAAACTTGATGCGGCGCCGGGCAGGGTTCATGTCGCCGCGCTGCCCGCGCTGGCGCAGCTCTGGCTGGCGCCGCGACTGCCCTTGCTGCGCGAGCGCATTCCGGGTCTGGGTATATCAGTCACCGCGATGGAGGCTCCGCCCAATCTGAAACGTGTGCCGTTTGACCTCTGTCTCTTTTATGAAGGACGGCCAGCCCGGGGAAAGACGGTGCTTGGCGCTGACGCGCTCGTGCCGGTCTGCACGCCGAAGGTCGCCGAGACACTGCACAAGCCGGAAGACCTCGTCGATGCCGTCTGCCTGACCGATACGGCCTGGGCAGAGGATTGGCGAGTCTGGGCAGCTGCGGCCTGCCCGGAAATCGGCCTGGTGCCGAAAGGTCCGGTTTTTTCCCTCTATGCCCTTGCGGTGGAAGAGGCACTCAACGGCGCCGGGATTCTGATGGCCCATGAGGCTCTGGTTGCTGACCATCTGCAAAGCGGAACGCTTGTGGCACCGTTCAGCATCCGTGTGCCCCTGCCGGATGTCATTTCGATGTGGAGCCTGCCCGGCGGGCAGGGCAGCGGAACTGCTGCGCGCGTCAGCGAAGAGTTGCGCAAGCTGACTGCGTCCTGA
- a CDS encoding DMT family transporter — MPFRFLKSAVLSSNVAGSLWMIAAMAAFALEDALVKQAASGLPVSEVLILFGLGGAVAFWALAAIKRETVFHRDVLSPVMKIRFAFELVGRLFYILALALTPLSSTTAILQATPIFVVLGAALFFGETVGWRRWTAILIGLVGVLIVLRPAGDSFSLLSLLAVVGMLGFSGRDLASRAAPVTLSTNVLGFYGFLTIVIAGLAFVLWEQPAFALPGQETLLALLAAVAFGVVAYSALMKAMRTGEVSTVTPFRYTRLLFGVLLGVVWFGEGIDAQMLTGCAVIVGSGLFILWRGAKVQSGSSDRAKDNPA, encoded by the coding sequence TTGCCTTTTCGTTTCCTCAAATCCGCGGTGCTGTCTTCGAATGTCGCCGGCAGCCTCTGGATGATTGCCGCGATGGCCGCCTTCGCCCTGGAAGATGCCCTGGTCAAACAGGCCGCTTCGGGCCTACCGGTGAGCGAAGTCCTGATCCTGTTCGGGCTTGGCGGTGCCGTCGCCTTTTGGGCACTGGCCGCCATCAAGCGGGAGACCGTGTTCCACCGGGACGTGCTGTCGCCCGTCATGAAGATCCGCTTCGCCTTCGAACTGGTCGGGCGCCTGTTCTACATTCTTGCGCTTGCCCTGACGCCACTGTCCTCGACAACGGCAATCCTTCAGGCTACGCCGATCTTTGTGGTGCTCGGCGCTGCGCTGTTCTTCGGAGAAACGGTTGGCTGGCGCCGCTGGACCGCGATCCTCATCGGCCTTGTCGGTGTTCTGATCGTTTTGCGTCCGGCGGGCGACAGCTTTTCCCTGCTCTCTCTCCTGGCGGTTGTCGGCATGCTCGGGTTTTCGGGCCGCGACCTGGCCAGCCGTGCCGCGCCCGTAACCCTGAGCACCAACGTCCTGGGCTTTTACGGCTTTCTGACGATTGTCATTGCCGGCCTCGCCTTCGTGCTCTGGGAACAGCCGGCATTCGCCCTGCCCGGACAGGAAACGCTGCTGGCTCTGCTCGCTGCCGTGGCCTTCGGCGTTGTCGCCTACAGCGCGCTGATGAAAGCCATGCGGACAGGTGAAGTCTCCACCGTCACGCCGTTTCGCTACACAAGGCTTCTGTTTGGCGTCCTTCTGGGTGTCGTCTGGTTTGGCGAGGGCATCGACGCCCAGATGCTGACCGGATGTGCGGTCATTGTCGGGTCAGGTCTGTTCATCCTGTGGCGGGGCGCAAAGGTGCAGTCCGGTTCGTCCGACCGGGCAAAGGACAATCCCGCCTGA
- the ccoN gene encoding cytochrome-c oxidase, cbb3-type subunit I, giving the protein MSQNKTNMVSLEEGGFAIFLVLLAFACIIVAGKTFDQVMAFHAGIGALFAAVSVFLIFKNYFDDGGQKIPAEVDGKPNYNMGPVKFGTIAAMFWGLAGFTVGLVIALQLAWPALNFDLPWTNFGRLRPLHTSAVIFAFGGNVLLATSMYVVQRTCRVRMPGKILPWFVILGYNAFIVIAGTGYLLGATQGKEYAEPEWYADLWLTIVWVFYLLLFLGTLWKRKEPHIYVANWFYLAFIVTIAMLHITNNLTIPVSIYSTKSYIVWAGVQDAMVQWWYGHNAVGFFLTAGFLAIMYYFIPKQADRPVYSYRLSIVHFWALIFIYIWAGPHHLHYTALPQWASTLGATFSIILWMPSWGGMINGLMTLSGAWDKLRTDPVLRMMVVSVAFYGMSTFEGPLMSLRSVNSLSHYTDWTIGHVHSGALGWVGYISFGAIYCLVPWLWNKKQLYSLKLVNWHFWLSTLGIVLYITAMWVSGIMQGLMWRAYDSLGFLEYSFVETVEAMHPFYIIRALGGALFVIGAVIMAYNLWMTVRHGEAEEADTTPAGSLAPAE; this is encoded by the coding sequence ATGTCACAAAACAAGACCAATATGGTCTCGCTCGAGGAAGGTGGTTTTGCCATCTTTCTCGTGCTGCTTGCATTCGCCTGCATCATCGTTGCAGGCAAGACCTTTGATCAGGTCATGGCATTCCACGCTGGCATCGGGGCGTTGTTCGCCGCGGTCAGTGTCTTCCTGATCTTCAAAAACTACTTCGACGACGGCGGGCAGAAAATCCCGGCGGAAGTCGACGGCAAACCGAACTACAACATGGGGCCGGTCAAGTTCGGCACCATTGCAGCGATGTTCTGGGGGCTTGCGGGTTTCACCGTCGGGCTTGTCATCGCGTTGCAGCTGGCCTGGCCGGCGCTCAATTTCGATCTGCCCTGGACCAATTTCGGACGCCTGCGCCCACTGCACACCTCTGCGGTGATTTTTGCGTTTGGCGGCAACGTCCTGCTGGCAACGTCCATGTATGTCGTGCAGCGGACCTGCCGCGTACGCATGCCGGGCAAGATCCTGCCCTGGTTCGTGATCCTCGGCTACAACGCCTTCATCGTGATTGCCGGCACGGGCTATCTGCTCGGCGCCACGCAGGGCAAGGAATATGCGGAACCGGAATGGTATGCCGATCTGTGGCTGACCATCGTCTGGGTCTTCTACCTGCTCCTGTTCCTCGGCACGCTGTGGAAGCGCAAGGAACCGCACATCTATGTGGCCAACTGGTTCTATCTGGCGTTCATCGTCACGATTGCCATGCTGCACATCACCAACAACCTGACGATCCCGGTCTCGATCTACTCGACCAAGTCCTACATCGTCTGGGCGGGTGTTCAGGATGCGATGGTTCAATGGTGGTACGGCCACAACGCGGTGGGCTTCTTCCTGACCGCCGGCTTCCTGGCCATCATGTACTACTTCATTCCGAAGCAGGCTGATCGTCCGGTCTACTCCTACCGGCTGTCGATCGTGCACTTCTGGGCCCTGATCTTCATCTATATCTGGGCCGGACCGCACCACCTGCACTACACCGCTCTGCCGCAATGGGCCTCCACCCTCGGTGCAACCTTTTCCATCATCCTGTGGATGCCTTCCTGGGGCGGCATGATCAACGGTCTGATGACCCTGTCAGGCGCCTGGGACAAGCTCCGCACCGATCCGGTGCTGCGCATGATGGTGGTTTCGGTCGCCTTCTACGGCATGTCCACCTTCGAAGGCCCGCTGATGAGCCTGCGGTCCGTCAACTCCCTGTCGCACTACACGGACTGGACCATCGGTCACGTTCACTCCGGTGCGCTCGGCTGGGTCGGCTACATCTCCTTCGGCGCGATCTACTGCCTGGTTCCGTGGCTCTGGAACAAGAAGCAGCTCTATTCGCTGAAACTGGTGAACTGGCACTTCTGGCTGTCCACGCTCGGTATCGTTCTCTACATCACAGCGATGTGGGTGTCCGGTATCATGCAGGGCCTGATGTGGCGCGCCTATGACAGCCTCGGCTTCCTGGAATACTCCTTCGTGGAAACCGTGGAGGCGATGCATCCCTTCTACATCATCCGTGCTCTCGGTGGTGCGCTCTTCGTGATCGGCGCCGTGATCATGGCCTACAATCTCTGGATGACCGTCCGTCATGGCGAGGCTGAAGAAGCCGACACCACGCCGGCTGGCTCCCTGGCTCCGGCCGAATAA
- the ccoO gene encoding cytochrome-c oxidase, cbb3-type subunit II yields MSAWNKHQIFEKNSFVLLVGILVAVSVGGLVEIAPLFYLKSTIEKTEGMRPYTPLELAGRDIYIREGCYLCHSQMIRPMRDELERYGHFSLAAESMYDHPFQWGSKRTGPDLARVGGKYSDAWHTEHLIDPRSLVPASIMPGYPFLAENKLNGRDIQAALTVNTIVGVPYTDEQVENALSDLMAQARPDTDAAYEFEERWPTAKIRDFDGNPDAVTEMDALVAYLQVLGTMVDFSIYDDKANAR; encoded by the coding sequence ATGTCTGCATGGAATAAGCACCAAATCTTCGAAAAGAACTCCTTCGTTCTTCTTGTCGGCATCCTTGTCGCGGTCTCAGTTGGCGGTCTGGTCGAGATTGCACCGCTCTTCTATCTGAAGAGCACGATCGAGAAGACGGAAGGCATGCGGCCCTACACGCCGCTGGAACTCGCCGGCCGGGACATCTACATCCGCGAGGGCTGCTATCTCTGCCACTCGCAGATGATCCGGCCGATGCGGGACGAACTGGAGCGCTACGGTCACTTCTCTCTGGCAGCAGAGTCGATGTATGACCACCCGTTCCAGTGGGGGTCCAAGCGAACAGGCCCGGATCTTGCCCGCGTTGGCGGCAAGTATTCCGACGCCTGGCACACGGAGCACCTGATCGATCCGCGCTCGCTGGTGCCGGCCTCGATCATGCCCGGCTATCCGTTCCTGGCTGAAAACAAGCTGAATGGACGCGATATCCAGGCTGCCCTGACCGTGAACACCATTGTCGGTGTGCCCTACACGGACGAGCAGGTCGAAAACGCGCTCAGCGACCTGATGGCCCAGGCCCGGCCGGACACGGATGCCGCCTACGAGTTCGAGGAACGCTGGCCGACGGCCAAGATCCGCGACTTCGACGGCAATCCGGACGCGGTCACGGAGATGGATGCCCTCGTGGCCTATCTCCAGGTCCTCGGCACCATGGTCGACTTCTCGATCTATGACGACAAGGCAAACGCGAGGTAA
- a CDS encoding cbb3-type cytochrome c oxidase subunit 3, which yields MNETYTAFAGFAQTWGLLYFMILFGIVLAYALWPKNKKKFDDAAQIPFRED from the coding sequence ATGAACGAGACGTATACCGCTTTCGCGGGCTTCGCGCAGACCTGGGGCCTGCTCTACTTCATGATCCTGTTTGGCATCGTTCTGGCCTACGCATTGTGGCCGAAGAACAAGAAAAAGTTCGACGACGCTGCCCAGATCCCGTTTCGGGAGGATTGA
- the ccoP gene encoding cytochrome-c oxidase, cbb3-type subunit III gives MADTHNKEVDQVSGVETTGHEWDGLKELNNPLPKWWLYVFYATIVWALVYWVLYPSWPLISSYTTGVLGANQRLEAIQAYDDGVAGRSEFADKIVAASLEDIAADQELLQFALANGQAAFGDNCAPCHGSGGTGSEGYPNLQDDTWIWGGTLDDIHTTLLYGIRSDYDDARIGEMPAYGRDELLSKDEINQVANYVASRAGLETDEGVDLAAGQVLYEDNCAACHGDNLEGIQEVGAPSLTSANYLYGKSLAAIKAQVTNPRNGVMPGWADRLDPATIKSLTVYVHSFGGGQ, from the coding sequence ATGGCTGATACACACAACAAGGAAGTCGACCAGGTCTCCGGGGTCGAAACCACCGGCCACGAGTGGGACGGTCTGAAGGAGCTCAACAATCCCCTGCCGAAATGGTGGCTCTATGTCTTCTATGCCACCATCGTCTGGGCCTTGGTCTACTGGGTGCTCTATCCGTCCTGGCCGCTGATCTCCAGCTACACCACCGGTGTTCTGGGCGCCAACCAGCGTCTGGAGGCGATCCAGGCCTATGATGACGGCGTCGCCGGACGGTCCGAGTTTGCCGACAAGATCGTCGCGGCGTCCCTTGAGGACATCGCTGCCGATCAGGAACTGCTGCAGTTTGCGCTGGCAAACGGTCAGGCTGCCTTCGGTGACAACTGCGCACCGTGCCACGGCTCCGGCGGCACGGGGTCGGAAGGCTATCCGAACCTGCAGGACGACACCTGGATCTGGGGCGGCACGCTGGACGACATCCACACCACGCTGCTTTACGGCATCCGTTCGGACTATGACGATGCCCGCATCGGCGAAATGCCGGCCTACGGTCGCGACGAGCTCCTGAGCAAGGACGAGATCAACCAGGTCGCCAACTATGTGGCGTCCCGTGCCGGACTGGAGACGGACGAGGGTGTCGATCTGGCGGCCGGGCAGGTTCTCTATGAGGACAATTGCGCGGCCTGTCACGGCGACAACCTGGAAGGCATCCAGGAAGTCGGCGCTCCGAGCCTAACCTCGGCCAACTACCTCTATGGCAAGTCGCTTGCGGCCATCAAGGCGCAGGTCACCAACCCGCGCAACGGCGTCATGCCCGGCTGGGCAGATCGTCTGGACCCGGCGACCATCAAGTCGCTCACCGTCTATGTCCACTCCTTCGGGGGCGGTCAGTAA
- the ccoG gene encoding cytochrome c oxidase accessory protein CcoG, translating into MATHGLFRRIKWTLLFITLGIYYFLPFIRFDRGPDAPSQAVLIDMEAKRAYFFFIEIWPQEVYYLTGLLIIAAVALFLMNAVAGRIWCGYLCPQTVWTDLFLWVERKVEGDRRERIALDKEPWTFGKVGKRATKHFFWLMIAWWTGGAWVLYFNDAPTLVWQLLTFQAPMIAYIWIGILTSTTYLLAGFMREQVCIYMCPWPRIQAALTDEKALNVTYRWDRGEPRGSLKQNKKLAAEGMPAGDCIDCYQCFQVCPTGVDIRKGMQLDCIQCGLCIDACDNIMTKIGKPTGLIAYDTDENIERRIEGKEPVYEIVRVRTVVYAAIIALVGAIMLFTLLNRDFADISVLHDRNPVFVEQSDGTVRNGYTVRLSNKRRHERSFMLHVEGMPPNTLVEAVGVDSTFAGRPIISVGPDTTREVRVLVTSPPWAEMPHSTPVTFRITESVMGEVITAKDTFKAPEKP; encoded by the coding sequence ATGGCAACACACGGCCTGTTCCGCAGGATCAAGTGGACGTTGCTGTTCATCACCCTTGGTATCTACTATTTCCTGCCCTTCATTCGCTTTGACCGCGGCCCGGACGCGCCGAGCCAGGCTGTTCTCATCGATATGGAGGCCAAACGGGCCTATTTCTTCTTCATCGAGATCTGGCCTCAGGAAGTCTATTACCTGACCGGTCTCCTGATCATTGCCGCAGTGGCGCTGTTCCTGATGAACGCCGTCGCCGGGCGAATCTGGTGTGGCTATCTCTGCCCGCAAACGGTCTGGACCGACCTGTTTCTCTGGGTCGAACGCAAGGTCGAAGGCGACCGCCGCGAGCGGATCGCGCTCGACAAGGAACCCTGGACCTTCGGCAAGGTGGGCAAGCGTGCCACCAAACACTTCTTCTGGCTGATGATCGCCTGGTGGACCGGCGGGGCCTGGGTGCTCTATTTCAATGATGCTCCGACGCTGGTCTGGCAGCTTCTGACCTTTCAGGCGCCGATGATTGCCTATATCTGGATCGGTATCCTGACCTCGACGACCTATCTGCTCGCCGGCTTCATGCGTGAACAGGTCTGCATCTATATGTGCCCGTGGCCGCGCATCCAGGCGGCGCTGACCGACGAAAAGGCGCTGAACGTCACCTATCGCTGGGACCGGGGCGAGCCGCGCGGCTCGCTGAAGCAGAACAAGAAACTGGCCGCCGAGGGCATGCCGGCCGGCGACTGCATCGACTGTTACCAGTGTTTCCAGGTCTGTCCGACCGGTGTCGACATCCGCAAGGGCATGCAACTGGACTGCATCCAGTGCGGCCTGTGCATCGATGCCTGCGACAACATCATGACGAAGATCGGCAAGCCGACCGGGCTGATTGCCTATGATACGGACGAGAATATCGAGCGCCGGATCGAGGGCAAGGAACCTGTCTACGAGATCGTCCGCGTGCGTACGGTCGTCTATGCGGCCATCATCGCCCTGGTTGGAGCGATCATGCTGTTCACCCTGCTGAACCGCGATTTTGCCGACATCAGCGTGCTCCATGACCGCAACCCGGTCTTCGTGGAACAGTCCGACGGCACCGTCCGCAACGGTTACACCGTGCGCCTGTCCAACAAACGCCGCCACGAGCGCAGCTTCATGCTGCATGTCGAAGGCATGCCGCCCAACACGCTCGTGGAAGCCGTCGGTGTCGATTCGACCTTTGCCGGCCGGCCGATCATTTCCGTCGGGCCGGACACAACCCGTGAAGTCCGGGTTCTGGTGACGTCACCGCCCTGGGCCGAGATGCCGCATTCCACACCCGTGACCTTCCGCATCACCGAAAGCGTGATGGGCGAGGTGATCACCGCCAAAGACACGTTCAAAGCGCCGGAAAAGCCTTGA
- a CDS encoding FixH family protein — protein sequence MTMVQSNMKDPKAITGKTVLAWLLCFFGVVFTANAIFIYLALGSFPGVVVESSYEAGQAYNQEIAAAKAQAELNWQVTSEFVRTDGNSGELIVTAKDAEGTPLFGVELNAMMRNPVDDNADMSVVFNADGGGRYIGEVSDVTAGNWSLILLISQDGERKFKSENRIFVKE from the coding sequence ATGACAATGGTTCAGTCGAACATGAAGGACCCCAAGGCCATCACCGGCAAGACGGTGCTCGCCTGGCTGCTCTGCTTCTTCGGTGTGGTCTTCACCGCCAATGCGATCTTCATCTATCTCGCGCTCGGGTCTTTCCCGGGCGTGGTGGTGGAAAGTTCCTACGAGGCCGGACAGGCCTATAATCAGGAAATCGCCGCGGCAAAGGCACAGGCGGAACTCAACTGGCAGGTGACAAGCGAGTTCGTGCGCACCGACGGAAACAGTGGCGAATTGATCGTCACCGCCAAGGATGCCGAAGGCACACCGCTTTTCGGCGTGGAACTCAATGCCATGATGCGCAACCCGGTCGATGACAATGCCGATATGAGCGTTGTCTTCAATGCCGATGGTGGCGGCCGCTACATTGGTGAAGTCAGCGATGTGACCGCCGGCAACTGGTCGCTCATTCTGCTGATCAGCCAGGACGGTGAGCGCAAGTTCAAATCCGAAAACCGGATTTTCGTTAAAGAGTGA
- a CDS encoding cation-translocating P-type ATPase, whose amino-acid sequence MTVHQRDWQSFVTPGKDGAVHMDLAVDGITCAACMGEIERGLKRLPGIRTARVNLTSQRLAVDWVEDQTGADEIVAELDRLGYTAHPFDPASQKQRQDQTGKQLLRCLAVAGFAGMNIMLLSVSVWSGNATDITPETRDFFHWLSALIALPTVVYSGRPFVISAFRALSAGRLNMDVPIVIGVFLAVALSIVQTLQHHHHAYFESAVMLLFFLLVGRYLDHNMKGRTRSFAENIAALKAEVAARINPDGSVREVPLSKVVSGDLVLVSGGERVPVDGLVETGTSEIDQSLVTGESVLVPVIAGQRVYAGTLNGAGALQVRVEAASGATLLDEVNRLLEAASQAKSSYVRIADRAAQLYAPLVHGAAALTFLGWLLAGLSWQPALVISISVLIITCPCALGLAVPAVQVVASGQLFRRGVLLNSGDAIERLAEIDTILFDKTGTLTLAEPDLCSDIDPDDTDIALAGRLALASRHPLSTALVKATGALTPLPEVTEHSGAGLETVVDGNRLRLGSPVFCGASPEQIDKALRDAPGASLLAIGLGDRPVRLLAFRQRLRPDAKSVIASLEAQGLALEILSGDTQPAVADCAETLGVANWQAGMKPAQKIARLEELQRQGRKVLMVGDGLNDAPALAGAHVSLSPVSAVHLSQAASDAVFLGDKLQPVADALSLSKRARAAIEQNLWISTIYNVIAVPIAVAGFVTPLMAAVAMSASSLAVTANALKLRWGEGRSQMEQTDHGVGESPVQG is encoded by the coding sequence GTGACGGTTCATCAGCGCGACTGGCAGTCCTTTGTAACGCCTGGAAAAGACGGCGCGGTCCATATGGATCTCGCCGTTGACGGCATCACCTGTGCGGCCTGCATGGGCGAGATCGAACGTGGGCTGAAACGTCTGCCGGGTATCCGGACCGCACGGGTCAATCTGACCAGTCAGCGGCTTGCGGTCGACTGGGTCGAGGATCAGACCGGCGCAGACGAAATCGTTGCCGAGCTCGACCGGCTGGGTTACACGGCGCACCCGTTCGATCCGGCCAGCCAGAAGCAGCGCCAGGACCAGACCGGCAAACAGCTTCTGCGCTGTCTGGCGGTGGCCGGTTTTGCCGGCATGAACATCATGCTGCTGTCGGTCTCCGTCTGGTCGGGCAATGCCACCGACATCACGCCCGAAACGAGAGACTTCTTTCACTGGCTGTCTGCCCTGATCGCCTTGCCGACCGTCGTCTATTCCGGCCGTCCTTTTGTCATCAGCGCTTTCCGGGCGCTGTCGGCCGGCCGGCTCAACATGGACGTGCCGATCGTGATCGGCGTCTTTCTGGCCGTTGCGCTGTCCATCGTGCAAACGCTGCAGCATCATCATCACGCCTATTTTGAATCGGCCGTGATGCTGTTGTTCTTTCTGCTGGTCGGGCGGTATCTCGACCACAACATGAAAGGGCGCACGCGGTCCTTTGCCGAGAACATTGCCGCCCTCAAGGCCGAAGTCGCCGCCCGCATCAATCCGGACGGAAGCGTTCGCGAGGTCCCTCTTTCAAAGGTTGTTTCGGGAGATCTTGTGCTTGTGTCCGGCGGTGAGCGGGTGCCCGTCGACGGTCTGGTTGAAACCGGAACGTCGGAAATCGACCAGAGCCTGGTGACCGGGGAAAGCGTTCTCGTTCCGGTGATCGCCGGCCAGCGGGTCTATGCCGGCACGCTGAACGGGGCAGGGGCCCTGCAGGTACGTGTCGAGGCCGCATCCGGCGCGACGCTGCTCGACGAGGTCAACCGGCTGCTGGAGGCAGCTTCTCAGGCCAAGTCCAGCTATGTGCGCATCGCGGACCGGGCGGCTCAGCTCTATGCGCCGCTGGTCCACGGCGCCGCGGCCCTGACCTTTCTGGGCTGGCTGCTCGCAGGGCTGAGCTGGCAGCCCGCACTCGTGATCTCCATCTCCGTTCTCATCATCACCTGTCCCTGTGCCTTGGGGCTGGCCGTGCCGGCCGTTCAGGTCGTTGCGTCCGGTCAACTGTTCCGCCGCGGGGTGCTGCTCAATTCGGGGGATGCCATCGAACGTCTTGCCGAGATCGACACGATCCTGTTTGACAAGACCGGCACGCTGACGCTTGCCGAACCGGACCTGTGCAGCGATATCGATCCGGATGACACCGATATTGCACTGGCAGGTCGTCTGGCCCTGGCCAGCCGCCATCCGTTGTCAACCGCGCTGGTCAAGGCGACAGGCGCCCTGACGCCACTTCCGGAGGTCACGGAACACTCCGGTGCAGGTCTGGAAACCGTTGTGGACGGAAACCGTCTGCGCCTCGGCAGTCCGGTCTTTTGCGGCGCGTCACCGGAGCAGATCGATAAGGCTCTGCGGGACGCGCCGGGGGCATCGCTTCTTGCCATCGGGCTTGGAGACCGCCCGGTCCGCCTGCTCGCCTTCCGTCAGCGACTGCGCCCGGACGCAAAGTCCGTCATTGCAAGCCTGGAGGCACAGGGCCTTGCGCTCGAAATCCTGTCGGGCGACACGCAGCCCGCCGTTGCTGACTGTGCCGAAACCCTGGGTGTTGCCAACTGGCAGGCGGGTATGAAACCGGCCCAGAAGATCGCGCGCCTGGAGGAGCTTCAGCGACAGGGGCGCAAGGTGCTGATGGTCGGTGACGGCCTCAATGATGCACCGGCGCTTGCCGGTGCGCATGTCTCGCTGTCGCCGGTCTCGGCGGTCCATCTCAGTCAGGCCGCTTCAGATGCGGTCTTCCTGGGTGACAAATTGCAGCCGGTTGCCGATGCGCTCAGCCTGTCGAAACGGGCGCGCGCGGCGATCGAACAGAATCTCTGGATCTCGACGATCTACAATGTCATTGCGGTGCCGATCGCGGTTGCAGGTTTTGTAACGCCGCTCATGGCTGCCGTTGCCATGTCCGCCTCGTCTCTGGCGGTAACGGCAAATGCCCTGAAACTTCGCTGGGGAGAGGGGCGTTCCCAAATGGAGCAGACCGATCACGGTGTTGGCGAAAGCCCGGTGCAAGGTTAA